The sequence GGGAAAAGATTTAGAAAAGCATGATTTTATTGGAGCAAAAGTTGCAAAAATTAATTTAGATAAATGTACTAGATGTTTAAAATGTATGGAAGTTTGTAGATATGATGCAATAAAAGATTGTAAAGTCAATGAAATGCTTTGTGAAGGTTGTGGAGCTTGTAAGATTGTTTGCGAGTATGATGCTATAGAGTTAAAAGATGAGATTACTGGACAAACGATAATTACAGAAACTGATAAAGGTATTTTATCAAGAGCAGAAATGGAGGCAGGAGCAGAAGGTTCCGGTAAATTAGTTACAGAGGTAAGAAAGAATGCAATGAAGTATTATAAAGAAAATGAGTTGGTTATATTAGATGGTTCTCCCGGAATAGGATGTGCAGTAATGGCTTCTATTACTGGATGTGATATAGCGTTAATTGTTACTGAGCCTACTCAATCTGGTTTAGAAGATTTTATGAGAGTTCTAGCTACGGTTAAATATTTTGGAGTAAAACCGATTGTATGTATAAATAAATTTGATATTAATACTGAAATGAGCAGTAAAATAGAAGAATTTTGTGAAGGAGAAGCTATTGAGATAGTAGGAAAAATTCCTTTTGATGAATATGCTAATAAAGCGATAAATGAATTAAAGCCAATAGTGGCTTATAAAGACAGTATAGCTGGTAAGGAAATAATAAATATGTGGAATAAAATAAAAAAATTATGGAGGTTATTTAGTATGAAGGTTGCAATTGCAAAAGAGGGTAATTTAGTTTCAGCACATTTTGGACATTGTGAGGGTTTTGAAGTATACGAAATAGAAAACAATGAAATTGTTTCAAAGACATTTGTTGAAAACCCAGGACATAGACCGGGATTTTTACCAAAGTATCTTGCAGAAAGAAATGTAAATGTAATTATTTCTGGAGGAATGGGAGCTAATGCTCAAGAAATTTTTAGAAGAAATAATATAGAAGTAATAGTTGGAGCTAGTGGTGAATTAGAAAATGTAATTAAAGAATTTATAGATGGGAAATTAAAGACTACAAATTCTGTATGCCACGAACACAAACATCATGATAGCTGTGGTAATCACTAGGCAGAATGAATCCATTCTGCCTTTAATTATATTAAATTTGATATGTAATGGGTGATAAAATTGGAAAATAAAATTGATAAAATAAAAGCGATTTTACAAAAAAATGATTATAGAGTTACAGAGGGAAGAAAAGAAATAATAAAAGTTTTTGTAAATTCAAATAGACATTTAAGTCCTTTAGAAGTATATGAATTAGTAAAAGATAAAAATATCAGTTTACCAACTGTTTATAGAACTATAGATATTCTTAAGAGCAATGGGATAATAAAAGAAGTATCTTTTAATAATGAAAGGTATTTTGAATTAAAACTTTTTAGTCAAAAGTGTATGCACATACATTTTAGATGTCAAAAATGTGGAAAGATAATAGATATATACGATACGAACATCATTCTTAAATTAATAGAAATAAGAAATGAGCTTGAGAAGCAGTATGATTTTTTAATAGAAGATGTTTCAGCTACACTTTGTGGTTTGTGCTCTGAATGTAGAAAGGGGTGATGTTTTGCCAAGACCGGTTAAACCGAGAAGAATTGCATTTATGCCTGAAAATAAATATTTTGTGCCTTTAGGAAAGAGGAAATGTGAACTTGATGAAATTAAATTGAA comes from Caminicella sporogenes DSM 14501 and encodes:
- a CDS encoding NifB/NifX family molybdenum-iron cluster-binding protein translates to MQVVIISGKGGTGKTTIASSLAYLSENKIKVDCDVDASNLHLILKGKDLEKHDFIGAKVAKINLDKCTRCLKCMEVCRYDAIKDCKVNEMLCEGCGACKIVCEYDAIELKDEITGQTIITETDKGILSRAEMEAGAEGSGKLVTEVRKNAMKYYKENELVILDGSPGIGCAVMASITGCDIALIVTEPTQSGLEDFMRVLATVKYFGVKPIVCINKFDINTEMSSKIEEFCEGEAIEIVGKIPFDEYANKAINELKPIVAYKDSIAGKEIINMWNKIKKLWRLFSMKVAIAKEGNLVSAHFGHCEGFEVYEIENNEIVSKTFVENPGHRPGFLPKYLAERNVNVIISGGMGANAQEIFRRNNIEVIVGASGELENVIKEFIDGKLKTTNSVCHEHKHHDSCGNH
- a CDS encoding Fur family transcriptional regulator; its protein translation is MENKIDKIKAILQKNDYRVTEGRKEIIKVFVNSNRHLSPLEVYELVKDKNISLPTVYRTIDILKSNGIIKEVSFNNERYFELKLFSQKCMHIHFRCQKCGKIIDIYDTNIILKLIEIRNELEKQYDFLIEDVSATLCGLCSECRKG